The genomic segment TCAATCTCGTTGGGGTAGATGTTCTCCCCGCCGCTGATGTACATATCCTTTTTGCGGTCAATGATCGTGTAATACTCATTGTCGTCGCGCATGGCGAGATCGCCCGTATGAAACCAACCCTCGGAGTCTACGGCGGCGGCGCTTGCCTCCGGCGCGTTGAAATAGCCCGAACATTGGGAGGGTCCGCGCAAGACAAGCTCGCCCACTTGTCCGAGGGGGAGGGGTTGGTTGGTCTCCCCGACAATCCGCGCATCGACAAAGAAATTCGGGCGTCCGATGCTCCCCGCCTTGCGGATAGCATCTTCGGGGGCAAGGGCAAACACCCCCGGACCAAACTCCGACATGCCAAAGCCCTGTTTGAATTGGATATTCTTTTCGGCGCGAAATTTTTCCACCAAGCCGATGGGCAAGGGAGCGCCGCCGCTGGTGCAAAAACGCAAGGTACTGAGGTCGGCTTGCTCCCAATTGGGCGCTTCGGTCAGCAGTTGATAGGTAGTGGGGACGCCTGCGTAGACCGTTGCCGAGTATTCCTCCAGCAAGGTGAGGACTTGCGCCGCCTCAAATTTGCGGACGAGGACAACCGTCCCACCGAGGATTAAGAGCGGCACGGTATAGACGAGCAGCCCCCCCGTGTGGAACAGGGGAAAGGTGTTCACTGTTACATCGTCATGATGGAGATCATGAATGATTGTGTTCAACGTGTTCCAGGCGATCATCCGGTGGCTGATCTGCGCCGCTTTGGGCAGCCCTGTTGTGCCGCCGGTGAAGATCAGGCAGGCAATGTCTTCCTCGTGCAGGGTTTCCGTCGTCACTGGATAGGGAATCGAATCGGTCAGCGTTTTCTCATAATAGCGGCTGCCCTGAATACCCTCGCCATCGATATGGACGTAATGCTGGATGATCTCTGTGTGAGCGGCAAGTTCTTCCACAACGGGGGCAAATTCGCCGGAATAGATCAAGACGGTGGGCGTCGTTTTCTTGATCAGTTGGAGGTGTTCGCGCCAATGCAGACGCCAGTTTAAGCCGGTGAGGATCGCGCCGAGTTTTCCGCAGGCAAAGAAGGCATCAAGGTGTTCGATGCCGTTATAGGCAAGGATGGCGACGCGATCCCCCTTGCCGATATTCGCTCCATCGCGCAGCCAGTTGGCAAGGCGGTTGGCACGGGCGTTCAATTCGCCATAGGTAAAGGCGCGGTGTGGGTTTTTCCCGGCATCCACCACCGCCAACTGATCGGGCGTGTAAAGCGCACGCCGTCCGCTGTAATCACCAATGTACATAACAAACCGCGTTCTCAAAAAAACTAGCGAACCATTTCCGCAAACCCTAACGTACTTTCAACGGCGAGGGGGGTTTGATCTCGTTCAGCACCAAACTCGTCTCGATCCGTTCTACACCCGGAAGCGCTGCCAGACGTTCGTTCAGCAGGGCATCCAGTTCGCGGTGGTTGTGCGCCACCACCTTCAACATCAAATCTTGCGTCCCTGCCGTACCGTAGCACTCCAAAACAGCGGGTATCTCCCGCAGCGCCGCCCGCAGCGCCTCTTGTTGCGGCGGGGTCAGGGCGTGCAGCCCAATCCGCACAAAGCACAAGAGGTCATAGCCAACGCTTTCCCGATCCACCAGTGCCGCGTAGCGCTGGATGATCCCCGCCCGTTCCAAGCGTTTGATGCGCTGGTGGACGGCAGGCGCAGAAAGGTGAATCTTGCGGGCAAGTTCCGCCACGCTGATCCGCCCATCCTCTTGAAGTTCATCTAAAATGGCGTGGTCAAGCTGATCAAAACCACGCGCCAACAACGCATGATGCATAACCATTTTCTCGCATTGTATGTGGGGATTGTACGCGAGGGGAGGGATTCAAAAGAAATGATCGGCGGGGGAGGGAAAGACCTTGTTTTCGTTTGAGGCTGAAGAAGGGTCGGGCAGTTAAACTGGGCTAAGTAGGGCGATCAATCGCGCAGCCTATCATAAATGGTGAGAAATCCCCGCCGCAGCAAACGCGGGCGGGCATCCATCCGATAGGTATCACGCAGCCGAAGTGCCGCGCTTAGCCAGCGGGCGCGGAGCGGCAGCCCCTTCCGCTGGTCAAATTCGCGCTTCCACGCCTCGAAAAACGCTGCTGGACGGGGATCGCGCATTCGGTGAATCAACCGCTTGGGGAGGATCGTTTGGAAGTCTGCCGGATGGGGATGCCCGTGAAAGTTCGTCCCAAAGGTTAGCCCGATATGCCGTAGACCGTCTGCCGTGTGCCGGTAGAGATCAAAAGCGACGAGACTCCCCGTTGGGTTCGATGTCCCTTCGATCAGCAGCCCGCCGATCTCAAGAGCGGCGCTCAGTTCTGCCAGTGCAGGGGCAACCGCCGCCTCCTCGTACTGGCGCAAGACGTTATAAGCGCGGATCAGGCGTGCAGTTTCGCCATCGAGCGTCTCGCGGAGGTTGAACCCGCCGAGGCGAAACTCAAGGTACGGCGGCGCGGCGTAGGGGCGTGCCTCAGCGACGCGCTGCGGATCAATCTCAACGCCGATCACGTGCAGACGGGGGGCAAGCCGCCGCCAGCGTTCGTAGAGTTCAAGCGTCGTCCACACCGCCGCGCCAAAGCCCAGATCAACGACGAGCGGCGATCCCCCCCGTAAGGTCTCCTCATGGGCAAGGGCAATGTAGGTATCGATCTGCCGCAGACGGTTGAGGGCGGTTTTCCCCCGTGTGGGAAGACCGAGTGGCTTGGGTCGTCGTTTTGTAGGCATTGTCTAGTAAAAGTCTCGTCCATCCCCACCCCGTAGGGCGCCATCTGGGGCGTCCGCGCCGGATGTATAGGCAGTATCCTCGATTTTCGATTAAATGTTATGATAGGCACTTGGTTGCTACGCCGCCTGCCGATGTATTGCCCGAAGTCCCGTGAGGAACACGACAATGCTCAGAAAACCCACCATCTCCATTGTGATCCCTGTCTACAAAAGCCAAGAGAGTCTACCTCTTTTGGTTGAGGCGCTGGCAGGGCAGCTTCCCCTCATGGCAGACGAGTACGAACTCATTTTGGTCAATGATGGCAGCCCCGATGCCAGTTGGCAGGTCATTCAAGACGCAACGCAGGAGTATGGGTGGGTTTCGGGCATTCATTTAATGCGAAATTATGGACAGCACAGCGCCTTGTTGTGTGGGATTCGTGCGGCACGCTATGAGATCGTGATCACGATGGATGATGATTTGCAACACCCGGTGGGTGAACTTCCTAAACTTTTGGCAGCCCTCGATGAGCAGTGCGATGTGGTCTATGGCACACCACAAAAACAACAGCACGGCTTGCTGCGCGATCTCGCCTCGGAATTCACGAAGATTGCCCTTCAAAGCGCGATGGGGGCTTCCACAGCGCGAAAAGCCAGCGCCTTGCGTGCCTTTCGTACCGAACTGCGAAACGCCTTTGCCACTTACGACAGCCCCTATGTTTCCATTGATGTGTTATTGACATGGGCAACGACGCGCTTTCGCGCTGTGGAAGTTCTTCAAGATGAGCGGCGCTTTGGGCACTCCAACTACACCCTTCGTAAGTTGATCATCCATGCCATCAATATGATTACCGGGTTTAGTGTCTGGCCCCTCCAAATGACCAGTTGGATCGGCTTTGGTCTGACGTTTTTTGGGGTGATTGTCTTCCTCTATGTTATTCTGCGCTATCTGGTTGAAGGCGGGAGTGTGCCGGGCTTTCCCTTTCTCGCCTCTGTCATTGCCATTTTTTCCGGTGCGCAGTTGTTTGCTTTGGGAATGATTGGCGAATATCTAGCGCGAATGCATTTTCGCCTGATGAAACGCCCTGCCTATACGGTGCGTATGCATATCCTTCCTTCAAAGGAGGAGGCTCATGGAGATCGCTCTCTCAGCGCTTGACGAAGCACGTTTTGGTATCCGTGTGGCGCGTGCTGCCAACATCGAAGGCGGGCATGTCGCGGATATACTTGCCTATTGCCAACAGAACGCCGTGCAGATGCTCATTGCCCGCTGTGCCGTCGATCACATTCATCATGCACAGATGCTAGAACAATCCGGCTTTTTGTTGATGGATACCCTTGTCTATTACAAGCGCGACGTGCTGAAAAAAGCAATTCCCGCTGATCCCAACCCCCTTTCCATTCGCTCTGTCCGCATCGGTGATGAGGCGGCAGTCCGAAGGGTGGCGGAGGGGGCATTTCGTGGCTATGCTGGGCATTATCACGCCGATCCCCGCTTAGAGCGTGCCAAATGCGATGAAACGTACATCGATTGGGCGGTTCGCTCCTGCCTTGACCGCAATGTAGCGGCTGAGGTACTGATTGCCGAGACAAATGACTCCATCGTTGGCTTTGCCACCTTACGACTTAATACTACAGAGGAAGGCGAGGGTGTCCTTTTTGGCGTTGCCCCTGAAGCGCAAGGGAAAGGCATTTATCGCGCCTTCATCCTTGAGGGGATGCGCTGGTGCGCTGCTTCCGGCGCACATCAGATGGTTGTTTCGACGCAAGTGAACAACATCGCCGTTCAAAAAGTTTGGGTACGCCTCGGGTTTGAACCGAGCTATGCCTACTACACCTTTCACAAATGGTTTGATTAACCAATGACGACAAAATCGCCCTATAAAATTCCGTTCAACCGTCCTCATGTGGCGGGGCGGGAACATCAGTACATTGCCGAAGCGATTGCCAATGGACATGCGTCGGGGGATGGTGCGTTCACCAGGCGCTGTCATGGGCTGCTGCAAGAATGGCTTGGCGTACCAAAAGCCCTGCTAACAACCTCCTGCACCCATGCCTTAGAGATGTCTGCGCTCTTGCTTGATCTACACGCTGGTGATGAAGTGATCATTCCTGCATTCACCTTCGTCTCGACGGTGAATGCCTTTGTTTTGCGTGGGGCAACGCCCATCTTTGCCGATATTCGCCTAGATACGTTGAATGTGGATGAACGCCTTCTGGAGTCCCTGATCACCCCACGCACGAAAGCGATTGTGCCTGTCCATTATGCCGGCGTTGCCTGTGAGATGGACGCGATTCTGGCGCTGAGCGCTCAGCACGGGCTAACCGTCATTGAGGATAATGCTCACGGCTTGTTTGGGAAATACAAAGGGCGCTGGCTTGGAACGTTTGGGGCGTTGGCGACCCAAAGTTTTCACGAGACGAAAAATTTTACTTGTGGCGAAGGGGGCGCCCTGCTCATTAATGACGAACGTTACAGCGAGCGTGCCGAGATCATCCGAGAGAAAGGGACAAACCGCAGCCGCTTCTTTCGTGGGCAGGTCGATAAATACACATGGGTCGATCTTGGCTCAAGCTACCTACCATCGGATATGTTGGCGGCATATCTCTACGCTCAGTTTGAGGCACGCGAACACATTCAAGCCAAACGTCAGCGCATCTGGCAGTATTATGATGCGCATCTGCGCCAATGGGCACTGGAACACGGGGTGACGCTGCCAACCATCCCCCCCCATGTTGAGCAGCCCTACCATATGTATTACCTGCTGATGCCCTCGCTAAAAGAGCGCCAAGCGTTCATTGAACACCTGAAAGCACAGGGGATATTGGCTGTTTTTCACTATTTGCCGCTCCATCTTTCCGAGATGGGGCAGCGCTTTGGCGGCAAGGTGGGCGATTGTCCTGTGACCGAATCGGTCAGTGATCGCTTGGTACGCTTACCGTTCTATAACGACCTCACCGAGAGCGATCAGGCATTTGTTGTCGATGCGGTGGTGGCATTTGGTGGGTTTACAAGCTAACGCCGATAGAAAGAATCATATGACAATTAATCATAAATCCTTGCGCTATGGCTTAGTTATCTTAGCCTCAGCGCCCCTTCTCATTTATTTAGCCGCCAGTTTCTCAATACGTTACCATGCCGATGATTTTTGCCTCATTGGGCGCGTTCACGATGATGGCATTCTTAGCACAGCCGCAACTTACTACATGACATGGGCGGGCGCATACGGCACATTCACCGTGATGGGTGTGGAGGGATCTGTTGGTTTGGGGGTGGAACCCATCGCCTTTGTCCTCCTGTTTGTGTTATGGTGGGGTTCTGTTTTTGGCTTGATGCGGCACTTCTTGCAACGCCAAGCGATCCCCGATTCAACACTGACCGCAGCGACTGGGACGTCGATGCTATGCACAGTCACTTTGATTACCACCCCAAATGTTGTCCAATCGCTTTATTGGCTGAATGGGCGGGTCGCCTATTTCTTGCCGATGGTCTTGATCATTGCCTTCTTTGGGGCGATTGTAGAAATTCAGGGCAAGCACTCTCAGCGTCCCTTGTTCTTCGGGTTCTTGGGGCTATTTTTTCTGTGGGGGATGATCATTGCCGGGTTTGCCATCAGTCATTCCATGGTCTTTATCTTGCTCGCAGGGGGCGTCTTTTTGTTAGTACGGAAGACCTCCGCCGCTCCCTATCTTTTTATCGGGGTCTTGGGGGGAGTGTTAGGGACAGCTATTTTTTATTTTGCTCCGGGCAATGCGATCCGGGCATCTTTTCTACCCCCTCCGAACATAGGGTATACCATCACCAGTACTCTGATCAGTCCCGGACTACTGATTGCGGGGATGCTTCACTGGATGCCGCTTGCGCTCCTTGCCTTTTTTGTTCTGCCCTTCTTATATGCCCATACTGCCGATACAACACACGTCCCATCCCCTAAACGCAAGGTGTATCTCAGGATTATCCCGATAGCAATCATTCTGTGTACAATGGCAACCTTTGCTCCAGGTTTTTATGGTCTTTCAGAAATCATTCCGGGACGAATCTGGATTTTGCCCATCTTTATCATGTGCTTTGGCGGTCTTTTATGGTTTTACCTCGTCGGTCATGCGACGCGGCGTCACCCACCTCATACACCGAGTCTGATCCCCCTGATTCTACCGATCATCGTTCTAACGATTATGGGGACAATCTCCGCTATCGACCTCTTCAGCGCTATGCGCAAATTTGCCGAGGCGTGGGATGCGCGAGACCAGCAGTTGCGAACGGCTCAAACGAAAACGATTTCAACCGTTTCGTTTCAGGGGGTCTTCGGCTTTGACGATCTAACCTCCGACAGCGACTTTTGGGTCAATCGCTGCATGGCAAACTACTATGACCTTGAAACCATTTACGCTGCGCCTTAAACCCAGTGTCTTATTTTCCTCTCCCCCTCACCCCCGCGCCGCCGGTGCAACGTTCTGCCCACTCCCCGCCGTGACATGAAACACGCCTTGTTCATAGAGCGTCTCCCCGCGCAGCACCGTCCGCACGACGCGCCCGCGCAGCGTCCATCCGGCAAAGGGCGTCCACGCCGCACGGCTGATTGTCCCCTCAAAGGTGGGTGACCAAACCTGATCAGCATCCACCTCGCAATAGGTATTGGGCTGTTCGGGCAGGTTGAAAATGCGACGGGGGGCATCGTACATGCGCTCGATAACCGCCTCCAACGCCAGCCGCCCCTCATGGACTGCCGTCAGCATCAGCGCCAGCGCTGTCTCTAAACCCGGGAAACCCGGCGGCGGGATTTCGCTGTCTTTTTCCGTCAGAAGATGGGGGGCGTGGTCGGTAGCGAAGCAGTCAATCACGGGCATATTTTCCCACAGCGCCGCCTGATCCGCTTTCGTCGCCAAGCGCGGACGCACCTCACAGCGCCCGCCGCCGAGGTGCGGACTATCTTCCACCGAGAGGAACAAATGATGCGGGGCAACCTCGCAGGTGACGGCAACCCCACGCATCTTCGCATCCCGAATCAGGGTGATCTCCTCGGCGCGGCTGACATGGCAAATATGGACGCTGCGATTTTCGAGGTAGGCGCACATCAGGACGGCGGGAATTGTTCGCCCTTCGGCATGGCAGACAATGGACGTTTCCTTTGGAAAACGGGCGAAATGCTCTCGAATCGTCCGCAAGTCCTTGATGTGCAGCGGTCCGTAGGTGGCGTCTAGGTAAAACTTCATCCCCACGACACGGGGGGCAAGCGCCGCCGCCGTCAGGATATTCGTTTCGCTCGCGCCGAGGTAAATCCCCCAATCGCAGACGGCGCGGGCAGCGGCGGCATGTTCCCCTAACGCCAACGAGTCGGGATCAATCATCGGAGGCTGTGTGTTGGGCATTGTCAAGACAGTGGTGATTCCCCCCGCCAACGCCGCCTTTGTCCCGCTGAGGAAATCCTCCTTATGCTCTCCGCCGGGTTCGCGCAAATGAACGTGCGGGTCGATCAGCCCGGGCAAGCGAATGGTCGTCATCAGCGCTGATTCTTCACACGGCGTTCTTGCCGTTCGCGGGCAGCCTGCATCGCGGCGCTTTCTTGGGGGGTGGTCGCCACCAATTTCGGGATGGGCGAGGGCTTCCCTGTGCTATCCACCGAGACGTAGACAAGGTAGGCGGTGTTTGTGTGCTTTTTGGCGCCGGTGATCGGGTTTTCCGCCACGACCTCAGCCCGGACTTCCATGCTCGTCCGTCCGGCGTGGGTCAGTTCCGCCTGCACGGTGACGAACGCCCCCACCAAGATCGGCTCTAAGAAGGTCATCGAGTCAATGGCAACGGTGACGACAGGGGCGCGGGCGTGGCGCATCGCGGCGAGAGCGCCCGCTTCATCCACCAGTTTCATAATCACCCCGCCATGAACGTTCCCCAACACATTCGCTTCTGGCGGACCCATCAGGTGGGTCAGAATCACCCGCGAATCGGCAATGGTACGTGTTTCGTCAGCCATAATGCTCCATAGTATTCGTTCTTATTCGCCCCTTCGTGGGGGTGTCCGCCTGACCCGCACACCAATTACGGTTTCTTCGGCGGCGGTGGTGTCGTCGGTTTGGGCTGTGTGGGGGCGTTTTCGCCAATATCTGCCCGTCGATCTGAGACGCGCTTGAACACCTCTGGGTCTTCTTCAAGAACATCAAGTGTATCGTAGCCAATTTCGGCGTTCTGTGGGGGCAGCGGGGCGCGGGCGGGCAGTCCGGCTTGTTTGCCTTTCAGCTTGGGCAGCGGCGCAGCGTGAAGGGGGCGTTTGGCGTTCGCCCGCTTGCGCAGGATGCGCCCATCTTTGGAGATCAGCCCCACCCATTCGCCATCGAAGGTGTAGACGGCTTTGTCCTTCCCTTCCTCTTGGACAAACCCGATGGACTCGCCGCGTGGGTCAAAAATATACGTCCCTAAGAGCGTGCCGATCCAATCGCCAGCCGTGTTGTAGATGAAAATGGGTTTCTGCGGTTTGTCGGTCATGGGGCTTCCCTTTAGCAAAAACAACCTATCGGAAGTGTACCACGTTCGCTGGGGATTGAGGGGTACTCCCTCACCGCTTCGCCCGTGTGAGAACGAAAAAGGGCGCGGGAGAGGCGCGGGACTAAAGCCCACGCGCTAAGGCTGATCACCCCGTTGGGGCTTAAAACGAAGGCAGGCGTATCATTCAGAATTTAGCCCCATAGGGGTGGCTAATATTAGTCCCGTGCTTTAGCGCGGGACGACACGGGCGACATGGGGGCGACATGAGGTACACTCCGTACACGATAGGATGTATATGGCAAGGACGCAAACCCAAAGGAATTCGCTGTGACCATTCCTACGACGATGCAGGCTGTTGTGCTGCACCGCTACGATGCAAACTACGGCGGCATCACCGTTGAAGAACGCCCCGTCCCCCAACCCAAAGCGGGCGAGGTACTGGTCAAAATGATCGCCAGCCCAATCAACCCTTCCGATCTTTTGTTCATGCAGGGGCGTTATGGCTTTACTCGCCCCACGCCCACCGTCCCGGGCTTTGAAGGCTGCGGGATTGTTGTTGCCGCCAACGGCGGTATTGGGCGCTTTTACCTGAATCGGCGCGTGGCGGCCGTCGTCCAGCAAGTGGGCGACGGCGTATGGGCAGACTATGTGACCGTTCCGGCGCGGATGGTACTCCCTATGGGGAAGGGCATCAGCGACGAGCAAGCCGCCATGAGCGCCGTGAACCCCATGACGGCGTGGGCGCTGATCGATATAAGCCAGCGGGGAAAACACAAGACGATCCTCCACACGGCGGCGGGCAGCGCCTTAGGGAAAATGCTCTGGCGTTTGGGGCAGGCACGCGGCGTAGAAGTTGTAGGCATTGTTCGCCGTCCCGAACAAGCCGACGACCTGCGGGCGATGGGCATGAAACACATCCTGTGCAGCACCGCCCTTGATTTTGATGAACAGGTCAAAGCGATCACCCGCGAGATGCGTATCCGCCTCTGTTTTGATGCGGTAGGCGGGACAACCGCGTCGCGGATTCTGCGGGCAATGCCCCGCCACAGCACCTTGCGCGTCTATGGGGCGCTCTCTGGGGAGGTCTCCGCCAGCGCCGATACGCTTGATCTCATCTTTAAGGATAAAACGCTCAGCGGCTTCTGGCTCTCCGATTACATCGGTGAGAAAGGTATCCTCCGT from the Anaerolineales bacterium genome contains:
- a CDS encoding GNAT family N-acetyltransferase, which translates into the protein MEIALSALDEARFGIRVARAANIEGGHVADILAYCQQNAVQMLIARCAVDHIHHAQMLEQSGFLLMDTLVYYKRDVLKKAIPADPNPLSIRSVRIGDEAAVRRVAEGAFRGYAGHYHADPRLERAKCDETYIDWAVRSCLDRNVAAEVLIAETNDSIVGFATLRLNTTEEGEGVLFGVAPEAQGKGIYRAFILEGMRWCAASGAHQMVVSTQVNNIAVQKVWVRLGFEPSYAYYTFHKWFD
- a CDS encoding amidohydrolase family protein yields the protein MTTIRLPGLIDPHVHLREPGGEHKEDFLSGTKAALAGGITTVLTMPNTQPPMIDPDSLALGEHAAAARAVCDWGIYLGASETNILTAAALAPRVVGMKFYLDATYGPLHIKDLRTIREHFARFPKETSIVCHAEGRTIPAVLMCAYLENRSVHICHVSRAEEITLIRDAKMRGVAVTCEVAPHHLFLSVEDSPHLGGGRCEVRPRLATKADQAALWENMPVIDCFATDHAPHLLTEKDSEIPPPGFPGLETALALMLTAVHEGRLALEAVIERMYDAPRRIFNLPEQPNTYCEVDADQVWSPTFEGTISRAAWTPFAGWTLRGRVVRTVLRGETLYEQGVFHVTAGSGQNVAPAARG
- a CDS encoding Lrp/AsnC family transcriptional regulator is translated as MHHALLARGFDQLDHAILDELQEDGRISVAELARKIHLSAPAVHQRIKRLERAGIIQRYAALVDRESVGYDLLCFVRIGLHALTPPQQEALRAALREIPAVLECYGTAGTQDLMLKVVAHNHRELDALLNERLAALPGVERIETSLVLNEIKPPSPLKVR
- the rffA gene encoding dTDP-4-amino-4,6-dideoxygalactose transaminase, giving the protein MTTKSPYKIPFNRPHVAGREHQYIAEAIANGHASGDGAFTRRCHGLLQEWLGVPKALLTTSCTHALEMSALLLDLHAGDEVIIPAFTFVSTVNAFVLRGATPIFADIRLDTLNVDERLLESLITPRTKAIVPVHYAGVACEMDAILALSAQHGLTVIEDNAHGLFGKYKGRWLGTFGALATQSFHETKNFTCGEGGALLINDERYSERAEIIREKGTNRSRFFRGQVDKYTWVDLGSSYLPSDMLAAYLYAQFEAREHIQAKRQRIWQYYDAHLRQWALEHGVTLPTIPPHVEQPYHMYYLLMPSLKERQAFIEHLKAQGILAVFHYLPLHLSEMGQRFGGKVGDCPVTESVSDRLVRLPFYNDLTESDQAFVVDAVVAFGGFTS
- a CDS encoding zinc-binding dehydrogenase, coding for MTIPTTMQAVVLHRYDANYGGITVEERPVPQPKAGEVLVKMIASPINPSDLLFMQGRYGFTRPTPTVPGFEGCGIVVAANGGIGRFYLNRRVAAVVQQVGDGVWADYVTVPARMVLPMGKGISDEQAAMSAVNPMTAWALIDISQRGKHKTILHTAAGSALGKMLWRLGQARGVEVVGIVRRPEQADDLRAMGMKHILCSTALDFDEQVKAITREMRIRLCFDAVGGTTASRILRAMPRHSTLRVYGALSGEVSASADTLDLIFKDKTLSGFWLSDYIGEKGILRLALIGRHVQKLLGSDLSSEVRARYPFAKAHEAIRDYESAMSAGKVLFVSTEGTP
- a CDS encoding class I SAM-dependent methyltransferase; this encodes MPTKRRPKPLGLPTRGKTALNRLRQIDTYIALAHEETLRGGSPLVVDLGFGAAVWTTLELYERWRRLAPRLHVIGVEIDPQRVAEARPYAAPPYLEFRLGGFNLRETLDGETARLIRAYNVLRQYEEAAVAPALAELSAALEIGGLLIEGTSNPTGSLVAFDLYRHTADGLRHIGLTFGTNFHGHPHPADFQTILPKRLIHRMRDPRPAAFFEAWKREFDQRKGLPLRARWLSAALRLRDTYRMDARPRLLRRGFLTIYDRLRD
- a CDS encoding acyl-CoA thioesterase, whose product is MADETRTIADSRVILTHLMGPPEANVLGNVHGGVIMKLVDEAGALAAMRHARAPVVTVAIDSMTFLEPILVGAFVTVQAELTHAGRTSMEVRAEVVAENPITGAKKHTNTAYLVYVSVDSTGKPSPIPKLVATTPQESAAMQAARERQERRVKNQR
- a CDS encoding long-chain fatty acid--CoA ligase yields the protein MYIGDYSGRRALYTPDQLAVVDAGKNPHRAFTYGELNARANRLANWLRDGANIGKGDRVAILAYNGIEHLDAFFACGKLGAILTGLNWRLHWREHLQLIKKTTPTVLIYSGEFAPVVEELAAHTEIIQHYVHIDGEGIQGSRYYEKTLTDSIPYPVTTETLHEEDIACLIFTGGTTGLPKAAQISHRMIAWNTLNTIIHDLHHDDVTVNTFPLFHTGGLLVYTVPLLILGGTVVLVRKFEAAQVLTLLEEYSATVYAGVPTTYQLLTEAPNWEQADLSTLRFCTSGGAPLPIGLVEKFRAEKNIQFKQGFGMSEFGPGVFALAPEDAIRKAGSIGRPNFFVDARIVGETNQPLPLGQVGELVLRGPSQCSGYFNAPEASAAAVDSEGWFHTGDLAMRDDNEYYTIIDRKKDMYISGGENIYPNEIEQILYKHPAVKLCAVIGVPDPKWGEVGKAFIVLHEGKTATESDLRAHLQHHLAGYKVPKHILFRDELPISGAGKVVKQDLAWEEGA
- a CDS encoding glycosyltransferase, which translates into the protein MLRKPTISIVIPVYKSQESLPLLVEALAGQLPLMADEYELILVNDGSPDASWQVIQDATQEYGWVSGIHLMRNYGQHSALLCGIRAARYEIVITMDDDLQHPVGELPKLLAALDEQCDVVYGTPQKQQHGLLRDLASEFTKIALQSAMGASTARKASALRAFRTELRNAFATYDSPYVSIDVLLTWATTRFRAVEVLQDERRFGHSNYTLRKLIIHAINMITGFSVWPLQMTSWIGFGLTFFGVIVFLYVILRYLVEGGSVPGFPFLASVIAIFSGAQLFALGMIGEYLARMHFRLMKRPAYTVRMHILPSKEEAHGDRSLSA